The genome window GGAAGAGGTGCGCTCCCATTACGATCTTTTGGGCGGGGCTTCGCCTTACAACGGGGCTTGCTACCGGCTTTGCAACCAACTCTTCGAGGCGCTCGGCGGGTCTGTTCCTGTTTATGTGGGCATGAAGAACTGGCATCCCTTCTTGAAGGACACGCTGCGCGCTATTGGCGAGGCCGGGGGCAAACGCGGTTTGGGTCTGGTGTTGGCCCCGCATCGTTCGGAGGCGAGTTTTGACCGCTATGTGCAGGCGGTGAATCAGGCTCAGAAGGATGCCCGACTCCAGGGGCTTTCCTATACCTACCCGGCGCCCTGGCACGAGGACGCGCGATTCGTGGAGGCCTGGGCTCATCAGGTGCGCATGGAACTCGGCCGCTTGCGCAGCGAAGCCTTTCCGGAACCTGTTCTTCTCTTTAGCGCGCACTCCATTCCCACGGACATGGCGGAAAAATCAAATTACGCGGCGGAGTTTCGCGCCACAGCCGGGGCGGTTGCGCAGGCCGCGGGCGTGCGCCCGGATCGCATTGCGCTGGCTTACCAGTCGCGCAGCGGGAACCCCAAACAACCCTGGTTGGAGCCCGATGTGTTGCAGGCAGCGAAGGCCTTGGCTGATAAGGGAGAGACCTGTGTGCTTACTGTGCCTGTGGGATTTTTGTGTGAGAACGTGGAGATCCTGTATGACTTGGATACCGAGTTGAGGGAGGAATGTGTGCGTTTGGGTATGCAATATGCACGGGCCGGCACGGTAATGGATCATCCGAAGTTTCTGGAAATGCTCGCTGGATATTTGACACCACAGTCCGGTTAGCCGCTCACCCTGAGGAGCCGCATAGCGGCCTCTAATCCGGGGACAGGTCTCGCCAACCGCTTATACACCAATAAGTTGTATGAGAACCGTCCCCGTATAGAACTATCCGAAATAATCCGGCTCGTTCCCCGGCTTCCACTTAATATTGCAGCCCATGCTCGGTTTCTGATTTCCGTCCACAGTCCCGTTGATGACCACGGCGTCCATGGCCGCGCGCAGGTCTTTCCCTGTGACAGGTTTGCCGTTTTCCGGCCGGCTGTCGTCCAATTGTCCCCGGTAGGTGAGCTTGTGATTTGCGTTAAACAAAAAGAAGTCCGGGGTGCACGCAGCGGTGTAGGCCTTGGCTACTTCCTGGGTTTCGTCATAGAGCAGGGGAAAGGCGAAACCGAGCTGCTGCGCCATTTTCTTGAGCTTGTCCGGGGAGTCCTCAGGATGCGTGCCCACAAAGTTGGAGCTGATGGCGACAATAGCAACGTCCTTGTTTGCGTAATCCCTGCCGAGTCGTGCCAGCTCCTTCTGGACATGGACCACATAGGGGCAGTGCTTGCAGATGAACATGACCAAGAGGGCTGCCTTGTCCTTAGAGTCCTTGAGAGAGACTGTTTTTCCTGTGACCACATCCGGCAGGCTAAAATCCGGTGCCGCTGTGCCCAAAGCCAACATTGTCGATGGTGTGAGTGCCACATGTATTCCTTCTGTTTCACGAACGTTTCACGGTGCCAGGCACCGGTGCCTGGCACCCGTGCCTGGCACCATTGTACTGGGGGGGCTGGATTTGGAAAGGGGCAGGGGAGAAAAATACTTACAAAAGAGATTGATTAACTATGTGTGTAGTGGTATGCTTAGACTATTCTGTCCCTCTGAATGTCCTTGGAAATAAAATGGAGCCTATTGTGATAAAACAAGTTACACGTGTTGGACTCATTGCATGTCTTCTCTCTGTTGCTTGGGCCTTTGCCCCCACTAACTCGTCTTTTGGCGCCCCAACCCCCCAACATCTGGCAACCACCCCCACTTTTGGAGCAGAAGAGATCCAGCGCACCTGGAATGCCTGGGCCCTGCAGCCGGAGGTGCTTCAGAGAATCGCAGAGCTCAGTAAAGAAAGCAGGCAGGCCTTTGATGCCCTGGGCCTGACGGATTTTCGCGACCGTGTGGCCCTGGTTTTGGCGCGTGCAGCTGTTGAACGCGGAGTCCATACAGAACTTGCCATGCGACCTGAGCGAATCGGTGCACTGGGAGGAATGCTGGGCCGTGAAATTGACGGGGAACTGGCTCCGTATCTCTCCGCTCTCCTTGATTTGGGAACTCCATCCGAAGATCCAGAGAGGGATAAGCTGATCCAAGCCTGGCAGGAACTCCTCCCATTCCGCGCAGCCGGCGGTCTCCCCAGTGTTGGTATGGTGATCGGTGGAACGAATGTACGGGCGGGGGCTATGACAGAGACCGCAGTAGTGAGGGTAAAGTCCCGTGCATGGCGCGATGTCCAAATCAACGAACGCACAGTGGCACACGAACGGGCGAAAATTCAGCGAGACTTCATGTTAGAGGATCTACGCGAAGAACTTAAGCATCTCCTCGGGGATCTTAGCCTCTCTGCCGCAGACATCGGCAAAATCGGTGTGTCCTGGGCTGCCCCCGGAAGATACGAAGAGGGCCTGGTGTATATGACTCCAAAGACTCCAGCCTTCATGCCTGAGCACATGGGGTATTACGTCGTATCAGATCCCTATATTGTCCGGCACACAGATGGGCAAGTGTACTTCGATCTCCGTCGTTGGCTTCAGGAGACAATTCGCATGGTATTCCCGGGCGCCCCCAAGGTCGAAGTGGAGATCCTGCACGATGGCGCGGCCGCAATCTCGGGAGAATTGCCTTACCAAGTCCGCACCGGGGCGCTAAAGGCAGAGTACCTTGATGGTCATGCGGTGTATGGAGGCGTGGTCTGGCCCGGATCTGAAAATGAGCGAGTTATCCAGTTCGGGATCGGAGAAGTAGGTTTGACCACTTATGCCGCAGAGATGCGCGGCACTCAAACAACGGAAGCCATGCGGTTGGATCCGCAAGTATATTTCGAGGGTTCAAAGCCCCAAGAGGGCGAGGCGTCCCTGGAACACTGGGTGGGGGGCGTGGCTGTGGCCCGGCGATTTGTCCAGGCCGTTGAGGATTCTGTGAATGGGAATGAGGCTGCTGTACAAACCTTCTTTGGCACTGATCTAAGCCTTGCCGAGCTGTACAAAGGCTGTTCGAAAAACGGCGATGAGCGCGACGATGAGGTGAGTGACATGGTCCTCAAAAAATGGGGGCAAGAGCTCAAGACCCAAGGAGAGAATTCGATTGCATGGACGCTCATGGAAGCTGTGGCTGAAGACGAAGGCCGTGCGCTTGCCTTACTGCTGCATGCATATCCCAAGGGGTACGCGCTGGGTTTGATCAACGGCACGGGCATCG of Candidatus Omnitrophota bacterium contains these proteins:
- the hemH gene encoding ferrochelatase, whose translation is MPYDHILLIGYGAPEQPDDVLPFLEEATRGVRVSRERLEEVRSHYDLLGGASPYNGACYRLCNQLFEALGGSVPVYVGMKNWHPFLKDTLRAIGEAGGKRGLGLVLAPHRSEASFDRYVQAVNQAQKDARLQGLSYTYPAPWHEDARFVEAWAHQVRMELGRLRSEAFPEPVLLFSAHSIPTDMAEKSNYAAEFRATAGAVAQAAGVRPDRIALAYQSRSGNPKQPWLEPDVLQAAKALADKGETCVLTVPVGFLCENVEILYDLDTELREECVRLGMQYARAGTVMDHPKFLEMLAGYLTPQSG
- a CDS encoding thioredoxin family protein, producing the protein MALTPSTMLALGTAAPDFSLPDVVTGKTVSLKDSKDKAALLVMFICKHCPYVVHVQKELARLGRDYANKDVAIVAISSNFVGTHPEDSPDKLKKMAQQLGFAFPLLYDETQEVAKAYTAACTPDFFLFNANHKLTYRGQLDDSRPENGKPVTGKDLRAAMDAVVINGTVDGNQKPSMGCNIKWKPGNEPDYFG